From a region of the Cygnus atratus isolate AKBS03 ecotype Queensland, Australia chromosome 3, CAtr_DNAZoo_HiC_assembly, whole genome shotgun sequence genome:
- the PRPH2 gene encoding peripherin-2: MALLKVKFNQKKRVKLAQGLWLMNWFSVFAGIIVFSMGLFLKIELRKRSEVMDNSESHFVPNSLILMGILSCAFNGFAGKMCYDSLDPTKFAKWKPLLKPYLALCFLFNILIFFVALICFLMRGSLESTLAQGLKNGMKFYRDTDTPGRCFMKKTIDMLQIEFKCCGNNGFKDWFEIQWISNRYLDFSSKEVKDRIKSNVDGRYLVDGVPFSCCNPSSPRPCIQYQVTNNSAHYSYDYQTEELNLWGRGCREALLHYYSSMMSSMGAVVLLVWLFETSVMVGLRLLHTSLESIPNPEDPECESEGWILENSLKDTLKSALESLKKIGKFNQVEAGAEGAEGEEAGKTPAITTVS; encoded by the exons TggttttcagtgtttgctgGAATCATTGTTTTTAGCATGGGGTTGTTCCTCAAAATTGAGCTCCGGAAGCGAAGCGAAGTGATGGACAATTCTGAAAGCCATTTTGTGCCCAATTCTTTGATATTGATGGGTATACTATCCTGCGCCTTCAATGGTTTTGCTGGCAAAATGTGTTACGACTCTCTGGATCCCACTAAATTTGCCAAGTGGAAACCTTTGCTGAAACCTTACTTGGCACTATGTTTCCTCTTCAACATACTCATTTTCTTCGTCGCTCTGATTTGCTTTCTCATGCGGGGCTCTCTGGAGAGCACGCTGGCTCAGGGGCTGAAGAACGGCATGAAGTTCTACCGGGACACAGACACCCCCGGAAGATGCTTCATGAAGAAGACAATTGACATGCTCCAAATTGAGTTCAAATGCTGTGGAAACAATGGCTTCAAAGATTGGTTTGAAATTCAGTGGATCAGCAACAGATACCTGGACTTCAGCTCCAAGGAAGTGAAAGA TCGAATCAAAAGCAACGTGGATGGACGGTACCTGGTTGATGGCGTccccttcagctgctgcaacCCCAGCTCCCCGAGGCCCTGCATCCAGTACCAGGTCACCAACAACTCGGCTCACTACAGCTATGACTACCAGACGGAGGAGCTCAACCTCTGGGGCCGCGGCTGCCGGGAAGCCCTCCTGCACTACTACAGCAGCATGATGAGCTCCATGGGTGCTGTCGTCCTCCTCGTCTGGCTTTTCGAG ACATCAGTGATGGTTGGCTTGCGTCTTTTGCACACCTCTCTGGAAAGTATCCCAAATCCTGAAGACCCCGAGTGTGAAAGTGAAGGGTGGATTCTAGAGAACAGCCTGAAAGACACTCTGAAATCTGCATTGGAGAGCTTGAAAAAGATTGGTAAGTTCAATCAGGTGGAAGCAGGCGCTGAAGGGGCTGAAGGAGAAGAAGCTGGGAAGACTCCAGCCATCACAACGGTCAGTTGA